AACCTGACGGCGTAATTGCGACAGCCCAGCGTCAGCCAGAGCAGACTCAACTAAGCGAAATTACTAGCCTGGGTTTGGTGCTAGAAACCATTCAAGATCCAGGAAATTTGGGCACCATGATTCGGGCTGCCGCTGCCGCAGGGGCAGAAGGGTTGTGGCTCAGCGCTGACAGCGTGGATCTCGACCATCCCAAGGTGTTGCGGGCCTCTGCGGGGCAATGGTTTCGGCTGCCAATGGCTGTCAGTGCAGATTTGAAAACGGTCATTGCTGACTACCAAGCCCAAGGCATGCAAGTGGTAGCCACCTTACCAGATGCCCCATTAACCTACTGGGAAGCCGACTTGCGACAACCCACATTAATTTTGCTTGGTAATGAAGGCGCAGGACTTTCTGAGGAAGTGGCTGCTTTAGCTGATCAACAAGTCAAGATTCCCCTGAGTTCCGGTGTTGAATCATTAAATGTGGCGATCGCTGCTGCCTTAATACTGTACGAATCCCAGCGACAGCGAGGGTTTAATCCTGAAGTACCTTCCCGTTAAGCAGATTAGAATCAACCTCAGTGAGTAGCCTCAGTCCGAGCGTCGAGCTTCGATAAATTGTTCGATGTCAGCGACTGCGGCTTCCCAATCAGCCAGAGCGGG
This region of Trichocoleus desertorum NBK24 genomic DNA includes:
- a CDS encoding RNA methyltransferase encodes the protein MLTSLQNSLVKQIRKLHRARERREQQLFLLEGTHLLEEACAVNYPLATLCCTPEWQANHEQLWQQVSQTAQRLELVSPEVLKAIATTVEPDGVIATAQRQPEQTQLSEITSLGLVLETIQDPGNLGTMIRAAAAAGAEGLWLSADSVDLDHPKVLRASAGQWFRLPMAVSADLKTVIADYQAQGMQVVATLPDAPLTYWEADLRQPTLILLGNEGAGLSEEVAALADQQVKIPLSSGVESLNVAIAAALILYESQRQRGFNPEVPSR